In Pedobacter sp. W3I1, one DNA window encodes the following:
- the rlmF gene encoding 23S rRNA (adenine(1618)-N(6))-methyltransferase RlmF, whose protein sequence is MAQEEQNNRKEKSELHPRNKHRSRYNFKQLTATSKELKRFVFKNEHNDDSIDFADQNAVKALNRALLKYFYNISQWDIPADFLCPPIPGRADYIHYVADLLGSSNKGKNPKGANINVLDIGVGANCIYPIIGHQEYGWNFVGTEIDPLSVDSAKRIIEANKPLQGAVEIRQQSSKMGIFRGVVGGKERFDAVVCNPPFHASLKEAEQGTRQKWRNLGGKEKEVKHVLNFGGNKAELWCPGGERAFVEQMIIQSEQIKNQVLWFTSLVSKSANLKSIYSALVKANAFEVTTVQMSQGQKISRFVAWTFHDEAAQAEWVKTWKTEAKPKADSPKIESPKS, encoded by the coding sequence TTGGCTCAAGAAGAACAAAATAACCGCAAAGAAAAAAGCGAGTTACACCCACGCAACAAACACCGTTCGCGTTACAATTTCAAACAACTTACCGCAACCTCAAAAGAATTAAAACGTTTCGTTTTTAAAAACGAACACAATGATGATTCTATCGATTTTGCAGATCAAAATGCCGTTAAAGCGCTTAACAGGGCGTTGTTAAAGTATTTTTATAACATTTCGCAGTGGGATATTCCTGCTGATTTTCTTTGTCCACCTATTCCGGGCCGGGCCGATTATATCCACTATGTTGCCGACCTGTTAGGATCAAGCAATAAAGGTAAAAACCCTAAAGGAGCAAATATCAATGTATTGGATATTGGTGTAGGTGCCAACTGTATTTACCCAATCATCGGTCACCAGGAATATGGCTGGAATTTCGTCGGAACTGAGATCGATCCACTTTCGGTTGATTCGGCAAAACGTATTATCGAAGCCAATAAACCCTTACAGGGAGCGGTAGAAATCCGTCAGCAATCTTCAAAAATGGGTATTTTTAGAGGTGTTGTAGGTGGTAAAGAAAGGTTCGATGCTGTGGTTTGCAACCCACCGTTTCATGCTTCTTTAAAAGAGGCAGAGCAGGGTACCCGTCAGAAATGGCGTAACCTGGGTGGTAAGGAAAAAGAAGTAAAGCATGTATTAAACTTTGGAGGTAACAAAGCCGAACTTTGGTGCCCGGGGGGCGAGCGTGCTTTTGTAGAGCAAATGATTATTCAGAGCGAGCAGATCAAAAATCAGGTGTTATGGTTTACCTCATTGGTATCAAAAAGTGCCAATTTAAAAAGTATCTATAGCGCATTGGTTAAAGCAAATGCTTTTGAGGTAACCACCGTTCAAATGAGCCAGGGACAAAAAATAAGCCGTTTCGTGGCATGGACTTTCCATGACGAAGCTGCACAGGCCGAATGGGTAAAAACCTGGAAAACTGAGGCAAAACCAAAAGCAGATAGCCCTAAAATAGAAAGTCCTAAGTCTTAA